From Daucus carota subsp. sativus chromosome 6, DH1 v3.0, whole genome shotgun sequence, the proteins below share one genomic window:
- the LOC108227474 gene encoding AUGMIN subunit 1, with the protein MADLPPASDPTRIAEVKAWLASQFDAVGKDVPEFEYTPRAVAYLHNLATLSQSKTHASSIVANDFRIKASEYRSQAARIREILENAGLAQESLQANVVSSAQVLANVANLLNIRDTELSSFLVAMGDISLRKTGVEEKRAKVQKEFKVLLDFTRKAIARLTYLKRTLAQLEDDVAPCEAQMENWNTNLRVIASKEQQYLQQHANYKAMLNRRGYTPDISHGVLVQMAEHRKELEKTTKPIMDTLRSYQDLPPDKALAALAIEDKKRQYAAAEKYLEDVLQSALATSE; encoded by the exons ATGGCCGATCTCCCGCCGGCGTCCGACCCGACCCGAATAGCAGAAGTAAAAGCATGGCTCGCCTCTCAATTCGACGCAGTGGGTAAAGATGTACCCGAGTTCGAATATACCCCTCGTGCCGTTGCTTATTTACACAATCTTGCCACTCTCTCTCAATCCAAAACTCACGCTTCTTCAATCGTTGCCAATGATTTTCGCATCAAAGCTTCCGAGTATCGATCCCAAG CTGCGAGAATTAGGGAGATACTTGAGAATGCTGGATTAGCGCAAGAGAGTTTACAGGCGAATGTTGTGTCATCAGCTCAAGTGCTTGCTAATGTTGCGAATTTGTTGAATATTAGAGATACCGAGTTGAGTAG TTTTCTTGTAGCAATGGGGGATATATCTTTAAGAAAGACTGGAGTTGAGGAGAAGAGGGCTAAAGTACAGAAAGAGTTTAAGGTTCTTCTTGATTTTACGCGGAAGGCGATTGCAAGGTTGACATATTTAAAAAG AACACTTGCACAGCTGGAAGATGATGTAGCTCCTTGTGAGGCTCAAATGGAGAACTGGAACACTAACTTGCGTGTCATTGCATCGAAAGAGCAGCAGTACCTGCAACAGCATGCCAACTACAAG GCGATGCTCAATCGAAGGGGTTACACCCCCGATATAAGTCACGGAGTGTTGGTTCAGATGGCAGAGCATAGGAAGGAGTTGGAGAAGACGACGAAGCCAATCATGGATACACTGCGAAGCTACCAAGACTTGCCTCCT GATAAAGCTTTGGCTGCATTGGCAATTGAGGATAAAAAGAGGCAATATGCAGCTGCTGAGAAGTATCTTGAAGATGTATTGCAGTCAGCACTTGCCACTTCAGAGTAA
- the LOC108227476 gene encoding DNA-directed RNA polymerase V subunit 5A produces MEMQIDGGEAPQKSCLTSFTDQGSLESHRYYLSRRTVLEMLRDRGYSVPDSEIELSLREFRGIYGDSPDTSRLRISATHQTNPSKKILVVFCDQGIVKVSQVRSIAGQITNKESLSRLIVVIQNRITDQAMKTWDLFSFKVEIFQITDLLVNITKHELKPKHRVLTNEEKEALLKKYSVDEKQLPRITVKDAIARYYALEKGQVLEITYNGEITEFYVTYRCVW; encoded by the exons atggagatgcaaattgACGGCGGCGAAGCACCACAAAAGTCATGTCTGACCAGCTTCACAGACCAAGGAAGCTTAGAGAGTCACCGTTACTATCTTTCCAGGCGCACAGTTCTCGAGATGCTCCGTGACAGAGGATACTCTGTTCCTGATTCTGAAATTGAGCTCTCTCTTCGTGAATTTCGAGGCATTTATGGTGATTCCCCTGATACTTCTCGCCTTCGTATCTCCGCTACTCATCAGACCAACCCTTCTAAAAAG ATATTAGTAGTTTTCTGTGACCAGGGAATCGTTAAAGTGAGTCAAGTCCGTAGCATTGCAGGGCAGATAACAAACAAGGAGTCATTGAGTCGGTTGATTGTAGTAATACAGAATAGAATAACAGACCAGGCAATGAAAACTTGGGATTTGTTTTCCttcaaagttgaaatatttcaA ATTACCGACTTACTTGTTAATATCACAAAGCATGAGCTAAAGCCAAAGCATCGGGTGCTAACAAATGAAGAGAAAGAGGCGCTCCTAAAGAAGTACAGTGTGGACGAAAAGCAG CTTCCTCGTATAACAGTAAAAGATGCTATTGCCCGATATTATGCGCTTGAGAAGGGGCAGGTGTTGGAAATAACATACAATGGCGAGATTACTGAGTTTTATGTTACTTATCGATGTGTTTGGTGA
- the LOC108227473 gene encoding uncharacterized protein At3g28850: MGCSASRSNTLLTSHNADHQDNTTNKPTNLSSSSSSSSSSFSNSDSFFYQKTPISRTISMPTPLVHHPPLRKGDTNHLVSLTSTTYGSLVLADPVPDPADPDCDPSSSPGSVINTWELMEGLDELDIDGPQNPKGNSGRNGEMGLFPAGSDFLNSCEVVEHKDSKPLWKHLSEESMLAKLDPNVVSSYRRALVSRQLGYSKDSSFTKDSSFIKDSSFTKDLSFTKNSSFKEIIEVDVKPARLVVSKSLLYLSGCEDKIVLYFTSLRGIRKTYEDCCQVRMILKGFKVFVDERDISMDSEYKKELENLFDGKKGFGLPKVFIRGKCIGGAEEIKQLHEDGELGKLLEGFPVKDPGLVCDGCGDARFVLCPDCNGSRKVFEENGELRRCPGCNENGLIRCPGCCS; this comes from the coding sequence ATGGGTTGCTCTGCATCTCGTTCCAACACTCTTCTCACTTCACACAATGCAGACCACCAAGATAATACTACAAATAAGCCCACTAAtctttcatcttcttcttcttcaagctcatcttctttttcaaactctgattcttTTTTTTACCAAAAGACCCCTATTTCAAGAACTATTTCCATGCCCACCCCACTGGTTCACCACCCTCCTCTTCGAAAAGGGGACACAAATCACTTGGTTTCACTCACTTCTACTACTTATGGGTCATTAGTTCTTGCTGACCCGGTACCCGACCCGGCTGACCCGGATTGTGACCCGTCTTCTTCTCCGGGCTCTGTTATCAACACTTGGGAGCTAATGGAAGGGCTAGATGAGTTGGATATTGATGGGCCTCAAAACCCAAAAGGGAATTCTGGTAGGAATGGTGAAATGGGTTTGTTTCCTGCCGGGTCGGACTTTTTGAATTCGTGTGAGGTGGTGGAGCATAAGGATTCTAAGCCATTGTGGAAGCATTTGTCTGAGGAATCaatgttggctaaattggacccgAATGTGGTTTCGAGTTATAGAAGAGCTTTGGTTTCGAGGCAATTGGGTTATTCTAAAGATTCAAGCTTTACTAAAGACTCAAGTTTTATTAAAGATTCAAGCTTTACTAAAGACTTGAGTTTCACTAAAAATTCAAGCTTTAAAGAAATTATAGAAGTAGATGTGAAACCAGCTAGATTAGTAGTGAGCAAGTCATTGTTATATTTATCTGGTTGTGAAGATAAAATTGTGTTGTATTTTACTAGTCTAAGAGGAATTAGAAAGACTTATGAAGATTGTTGTCAAGTAAGAATGATTTTGAAGGGCTTTAAGGTATTTGTAGATGAAAGGGATATTTCGATGGATTCGGAATATAAGAAGGAATTGGAAAATTTGTTTGATGGCAAGAAGGGGTTTGGCTTGCCTAAAGTGTTTATTCGGGGGAAGTGCATTGGTGGTGCTGAGGAGATTAAGCAACTTCATGAAGATGGTGAATTGGGAAAACTTCTGGAAGGTTTTCCGGTTAAGGATCCAGGGTTGGTTTGTGATGGCTGTGGGGATGCAAGGTTTGTATTATGTCCTGATTGTAATGGCAGTCGAAAGGTGTTTGAAGAAAACGGAGAATTGAGAAGATGCCCAGGTTGCAATGAGAATGGATTGATTCGATGCCCAGGTTGCTGTTCTTGA
- the LOC135147097 gene encoding uncharacterized protein LOC135147097: protein MAELFIKQAKQYLATRPNYPQQLFQFIASKTPSHDLVWDVGTGSGQAATSLAEIYKKVIGTDTSPKQIELAPKLPNVEYKCTPADLSVAYLDSHIAAKSTVDLVTVAQALHWFDNLGFYQQVKYVLKKPHGVIAAWCYTVPQVNEAVDAVFKPYYAVDVEPYWDPARKKVDNEYRSIEFPFEPVDGLDDTGPFQFKTESLMSLDEYFMYLRSWSSYQTAKDKGVELLNDRVLEEFTRAWNQDGTESKIVVFPVHLRIGKVGSLDS from the exons ATGGCAGAGTTGTTCATTAAACAAGCCAAGCAATACTTGGCGACTAGACCAAACTATCCTCAGCAACTGTTTCAGTTCATAGCCTCCAAGACACCTTCTCATGACCTTGTCTGGGATGTCGGCACAGGCAGCGGCCAGGCTGCTACATCT TTAGCTGAGATTTACAAGAAAGTGATCGGGACAGACACTAGCCCGAAGCAGATAGAATTGGCGCCTAAGCTTCCAAATGTTGAATACAAATGCACACCAGCAGACCTCTCCGTGGCTTATTTAGACAGCCACATCGCAGCAAAATCAACGGTGGACTTGGTGACTGTAGCTCAAGCTCTCCATTGGTTTGACAATCTGGGTTTCTATCAACAGGTTAAGTATGTGCTTAAAAAGCCTCATGGAGTCATTGCAGCTTGGTGTTACACTGTGCCACAGGTTAATGAGGCCGTCGATGCTGTCTTCAAACCGTACTACGCTGTTGATGTTGAACCTTACTGGGATCCAGCGCGTAAGAAGGTGGATAATGAGTATAGAAGCATTGAGTTCCCTTTCGAGCCTGTGGATGGGTTGGATGATACAGGTCCATTTCAGTTCAAGACAGAGAGCTTGATGAGCCTGGATGAATATTTTATGTACCTCAGGTCATGGTCCTCATATCAGACGGCTAAAGATAAAGGTGTTGAGCTTTTAAATGACAGAGTACTTGAAGAGTTTACTAGAGCTTGGAACCAAGATGGAACAGAAAGCAAAATCGTGGTGTTTCCTGTTCATTTAAGGATTGGTAAAGTGGGAAGTCTTGACAGTTGA